The Methylomonas montana genome has a window encoding:
- a CDS encoding urease accessory protein UreH domain-containing protein — protein sequence MAVGNKHLKIDGMHCTGCEDIISQAVGVLPGVRHVKASYRKAAVDVEFDEALVDEAKIRECIEAKGYVVEAGSVSTTGKIKRGLIFLVLLVLVGGVAFWGKSQMPGVMQQIKPQMSYAVLLGIGFLTGFHCIGMCGGFVVAYTDPASSKTRQLLAHLNYAFGKTLSYTVLGAGFGLLGATIAITPQIRGGVALAASVFLLIYGLKMLNVFGFLRGFSLRMPKTVNRAVAGELRKPSRSALRTGLLSGLLLGCGPLQAMYVMAAGSGDPFQGGMILLMFGLGTLVPLLGFGLFASALPHASMRQMVRVSGILVIAMGAMMAQRGIAMLKTGQTSAMPHQTMPQQHIK from the coding sequence ATGGCGGTCGGTAACAAACATTTAAAAATCGATGGCATGCATTGTACGGGTTGCGAGGACATCATCAGCCAGGCGGTTGGCGTCTTACCCGGTGTACGTCACGTTAAAGCCAGCTATCGCAAAGCGGCGGTGGATGTTGAATTTGACGAGGCATTAGTCGACGAAGCAAAGATACGCGAGTGTATAGAAGCTAAAGGCTATGTCGTTGAGGCAGGTTCTGTATCGACGACAGGCAAAATCAAACGCGGGCTGATTTTTCTGGTATTACTGGTGTTAGTCGGCGGCGTTGCGTTCTGGGGCAAAAGCCAGATGCCGGGCGTGATGCAGCAGATCAAGCCGCAGATGAGCTATGCCGTATTGCTGGGTATCGGATTTCTGACCGGTTTCCATTGCATCGGTATGTGCGGCGGTTTTGTGGTCGCTTATACCGATCCTGCCAGCTCAAAGACTCGACAGCTGCTGGCGCATCTGAACTATGCTTTTGGTAAAACTTTGTCCTACACCGTGCTCGGTGCCGGCTTTGGTTTGCTGGGTGCGACCATCGCCATTACCCCGCAAATTCGCGGTGGTGTGGCGTTGGCCGCTAGTGTTTTTTTGCTGATTTACGGCTTGAAAATGCTCAATGTATTTGGGTTTCTGCGGGGTTTTAGCTTGCGCATGCCCAAAACTGTCAATCGAGCGGTAGCCGGCGAGTTGCGCAAGCCTTCACGCAGCGCTTTACGCACCGGCTTGTTGAGCGGATTGCTATTGGGTTGTGGGCCGTTACAGGCGATGTACGTGATGGCGGCCGGCAGCGGTGATCCTTTTCAAGGTGGCATGATTCTGTTGATGTTCGGTTTGGGTACCTTGGTGCCTTTATTGGGATTCGGCCTGTTTGCCAGTGCGCTACCGCATGCCAGCATGCGGCAAATGGTCCGCGTATCGGGAATATTAGTCATTGCAATGGGAGCGATGATGGCTCAGCGCGGCATAGCGATGCTGAAAACCGGTCAGACCTCGGCAATGCCCCATCAAACTATGCCACAACAGCATATCAAGTAA
- a CDS encoding cytochrome ubiquinol oxidase subunit I, which produces MFGDDIVMLSRMQFGLTALYHFLFVPLTLGMTFILGIMESVYVMTGKEVYKDMTKFWGKLFGINFAMGVTTGLTLEFQFGTNWAYYSHYVGDIFGPLLASEGWMAFFLESTFVGLFFFGWDKLTKVQHLVVTWLLAVGTSLSALWILIANGWMQYPVGAEFNYETLRMEMTSFADVFFNPVAQVKFVHTVAAGYVTGSMFVLGISSWYLLNKRDIGFARRSFSIASAFGLASVLSVIVLGDESGYTSGETQKIKLAAIESEWETHPAPAGFTVFGFPDQENEKTDFAIKIPYVLGLIATRSIDEDVKGLKDLRDESAVRIKSGMVAYDNLQKLRAGDKSPTIKQRFDEHKADLGYGLLLKKYTDKVVDADAATIAKAANDTIPKVAPLFWTFRIMVACGFTMLFIFGMTFYYCATRVADQKRWLLRMAVWCIPLPWIAAETGWFVAEVGRQPWTISGVLPTHMSVSSLSADQLWFSIGGFALFYTVLLVIEMYLMLKYVRLGPSSLHTGRYCFEQQAAH; this is translated from the coding sequence ATGTTCGGTGATGATATTGTCATGCTATCCCGGATGCAGTTCGGTTTAACCGCGCTGTATCACTTTCTGTTCGTGCCGCTGACCTTAGGCATGACCTTTATCCTCGGCATCATGGAATCCGTTTATGTGATGACCGGCAAGGAAGTCTACAAGGACATGACCAAGTTCTGGGGCAAGTTGTTTGGCATCAACTTCGCGATGGGTGTTACCACCGGTCTGACGCTGGAATTCCAATTTGGCACCAACTGGGCCTATTACTCGCATTACGTCGGCGACATCTTCGGGCCGTTGTTGGCCAGCGAAGGCTGGATGGCGTTCTTCCTGGAATCGACCTTTGTCGGTTTGTTCTTCTTCGGTTGGGACAAGCTGACCAAGGTGCAGCATCTGGTGGTGACCTGGTTGCTGGCGGTGGGCACCAGTCTTTCGGCGTTGTGGATTCTGATCGCCAACGGCTGGATGCAGTATCCGGTCGGCGCCGAATTCAATTACGAAACCTTGCGCATGGAAATGACCAGTTTTGCGGACGTGTTTTTCAACCCGGTCGCTCAGGTCAAGTTCGTGCATACCGTCGCAGCGGGGTACGTCACCGGCTCTATGTTCGTACTGGGCATCAGCTCCTGGTATTTGCTGAACAAGCGCGACATCGGTTTTGCCAGACGTTCGTTTTCGATTGCTTCGGCGTTTGGTTTGGCGTCGGTGTTGTCGGTGATCGTGCTCGGCGACGAGAGTGGATATACCTCCGGCGAAACCCAAAAAATCAAGTTGGCGGCGATCGAATCGGAATGGGAAACCCATCCCGCACCGGCCGGATTTACCGTGTTTGGTTTCCCTGATCAGGAAAACGAGAAAACCGATTTCGCGATCAAGATTCCGTATGTACTGGGTTTAATCGCCACCCGTTCCATCGATGAAGATGTCAAAGGCCTGAAAGACTTGCGTGACGAGAGTGCCGTGCGAATTAAAAGCGGCATGGTGGCTTACGATAATTTGCAAAAGCTGCGCGCCGGCGATAAAAGCCCAACCATCAAACAACGCTTTGACGAACACAAAGCCGATCTGGGTTACGGCTTATTGTTGAAAAAATACACCGACAAAGTGGTCGATGCCGACGCCGCGACTATCGCCAAAGCGGCCAACGACACCATCCCCAAAGTCGCGCCGCTGTTCTGGACTTTCAGGATCATGGTGGCTTGCGGCTTCACCATGTTGTTCATCTTTGGCATGACGTTTTATTACTGTGCTACTCGCGTCGCCGATCAGAAGCGCTGGTTGCTGCGCATGGCGGTGTGGTGTATTCCCTTGCCCTGGATCGCCGCCGAAACAGGCTGGTTCGTTGCCGAAGTCGGCCGCCAACCCTGGACCATTTCCGGCGTATTGCCAACCCACATGAGCGTTTCCAGCCTCAGTGCCGATCAGCTCTGGTTCAGTATCGGCGGCTTTGCCTTGTTCTACACAGTATTGCTGGTCATCGAAATGTATCTGATGCTGAAGTACGTCCGGCTTGGCCCCAGCAGTTTACATACCGGCCGTTATTGCTTCGAACAACAGGCCGCACATTGA
- a CDS encoding aspartate carbamoyltransferase: MNFIFKAVSVWLFILAATTAHAESPADPTRLDEVAERGSHVMPFSLEKTLHVFNKTEHGGLQQVVAKDAIDYEQIGLIRQHLLDISERFKQGDFTKQRRIHGNDMPGLAELAAANGAVRFEYRELPNGAEIEYSAEQPALVGAIHRYFNAQLSDHARHAVGGQTHHDHKMDESHQQHKHHQLMLKPADSKE; the protein is encoded by the coding sequence ATGAACTTTATATTTAAAGCGGTTTCGGTATGGCTATTCATTTTGGCGGCAACGACGGCCCATGCCGAATCGCCTGCCGATCCGACTCGACTGGATGAGGTGGCCGAGCGTGGCAGCCATGTGATGCCGTTTAGTCTGGAGAAGACCTTACATGTTTTTAATAAAACCGAGCATGGTGGCCTGCAGCAGGTGGTCGCCAAAGACGCCATTGATTATGAGCAAATTGGTTTGATCCGCCAACATTTGTTAGACATCAGCGAGCGCTTCAAACAAGGTGATTTTACCAAGCAACGCCGTATCCACGGCAATGATATGCCGGGTTTGGCGGAGCTGGCGGCTGCGAATGGTGCGGTGCGTTTTGAATATCGAGAATTGCCGAACGGTGCGGAAATCGAGTACAGCGCCGAACAGCCAGCGTTGGTCGGTGCAATCCATCGTTATTTCAATGCTCAACTCAGCGACCACGCTCGCCACGCAGTCGGCGGGCAAACTCACCACGATCATAAAATGGACGAATCCCATCAACAACATAAGCATCATCAGCTTATGCTAAAACCTGCTGATAGTAAGGAGTAA
- the cydB gene encoding cytochrome d ubiquinol oxidase subunit II, which produces MFDYETIRLIWWVFIGVVGIAFALTEGFDFGVSTLLPFIGQKDIERRVIINTVGATWEGNQVWLVLLGGAIFAIWPAVYATLFSGLYVAMLLVLFALFFRPAGFDYRSKIEDPRWRNAWDWCLFLGGTLPPILLGVLVGNLILGLPFHFDQDLRSFYDGSFWALLSPFALLCGVTGLLLTTFHGALFLKWRSEGVIHDRAVLAVEALGPMLLTALAAATLWVFVSIDRPEIIQMAATNAPSNPLNKTVIGNGAGWLQHFMAYPWMWLAPLLGFAGISLAWLLGKGESRVGAFMFNSLGIAGIALTVGFGLFPFLLISKTDPRSSLTLWDGSSSHSTMLLAFWITIVFLPIVLLYTRWVYKIIWGSVTEASVLNDTHTLY; this is translated from the coding sequence ATGTTCGATTATGAAACCATCCGCCTGATCTGGTGGGTATTTATTGGTGTCGTCGGCATCGCCTTTGCATTGACTGAAGGTTTTGATTTTGGTGTCAGCACCTTGCTGCCGTTCATCGGTCAAAAAGACATTGAGCGTCGCGTGATCATCAACACCGTCGGTGCAACCTGGGAAGGCAATCAGGTCTGGCTGGTATTGCTGGGCGGCGCTATATTCGCGATTTGGCCGGCGGTCTATGCCACGCTGTTTTCCGGCTTGTATGTGGCCATGCTGCTGGTACTGTTTGCGCTGTTCTTTCGGCCGGCTGGTTTCGATTACCGGAGTAAGATCGAAGATCCGCGCTGGCGCAATGCCTGGGACTGGTGCCTGTTTTTGGGGGGAACCTTGCCGCCGATTCTACTTGGGGTGCTGGTCGGCAATCTGATCCTGGGATTGCCGTTTCATTTCGATCAAGATTTGCGGTCATTTTACGACGGCTCGTTCTGGGCTTTATTAAGTCCTTTTGCCTTGCTGTGCGGCGTGACAGGCCTGTTGCTAACCACCTTTCACGGTGCGTTATTTCTGAAATGGCGTAGTGAAGGCGTGATTCACGATCGTGCCGTGCTGGCCGTCGAAGCCCTGGGACCGATGCTGTTGACAGCACTGGCAGCCGCAACGCTGTGGGTATTTGTAAGCATAGACCGCCCCGAAATTATCCAGATGGCTGCGACTAATGCACCTTCCAATCCCTTGAATAAAACCGTGATCGGCAATGGTGCGGGTTGGTTGCAGCACTTTATGGCTTATCCGTGGATGTGGTTGGCCCCGTTGTTGGGATTCGCCGGGATTTCGTTGGCCTGGCTGTTAGGCAAGGGCGAATCGAGAGTGGGGGCATTTATGTTTAACAGCCTGGGGATTGCCGGTATTGCCCTCACTGTTGGCTTTGGCTTGTTTCCGTTCTTGCTGATTTCTAAAACCGATCCACGCTCCAGTCTGACTTTGTGGGACGGTAGTTCCAGCCATAGCACGATGCTATTGGCGTTCTGGATCACTATCGTATTTCTGCCTATTGTGCTGCTGTATACCCGCTGGGTTTACAAAATCATCTGGGGCAGCGTCACCGAAGCCAGTGTTTTAAACGACACTCACACACTTTACTGA
- the cydX gene encoding cytochrome bd-I oxidase subunit CydX, whose protein sequence is MWYFAWILGVGFAASFAIINAMWLESVCDIDTHGIDQSCESLSKNKEGA, encoded by the coding sequence ATGTGGTATTTCGCTTGGATACTCGGCGTCGGCTTCGCGGCGTCCTTTGCCATCATCAACGCCATGTGGCTGGAATCGGTGTGCGACATCGACACTCACGGCATCGATCAGTCTTGCGAAAGTTTGTCGAAAAATAAGGAAGGCGCCTAA
- a CDS encoding TonB-dependent siderophore receptor encodes MTLKSISIGGLGLAGHTSTLVLAAALAVSGAASADSASRSFAIPAGSLSTALNRLAEAGGLQLVYDAGIAEGLQSQGLSGNYTPEAALQQLLRNSGLSYRIAENGSVVIERQQLNYKQEPTALPAVNVVGNKVYDTNNPYNDLYAAPNATTATKTNIAIMDTPASIQVIPKSIMNDQQAIRFEDAVLNNVSGVQRAYGTADMYESFIVRGFNSMEQNYRNGFRRSMGKFDVANMEQIEVLKGPAAVLYGRLQPGGMVNYVTKKPLAVPYYALQQQFGSYSEYRTSVDATGPLDKDKTLLYRFNGAYDTGNSYRDVVEHERIFIAPSLTWRPNDRFEANLDIEKRHDNYMDDYGVPVSGNRPVSGRRNLFTGDPAFRPSQDNTLVYADWSFKFNDDWAIKHKFQWDETDIVFSGPAPNGKLDADGHTLGRQVITGTSNRRSYSTSLDLTGKFQTYGLKHNVLLGGDWFFFNQDAPDNMFASSDWGDPINSTFDINNPRYDTLDVAAVNAIAPNWFWRERDDWYGVYFQDQITIWDKLHIMGGGRYDMAGYGGFGGSSWEATKNGFSMQHEDKFTPRVGILYQPWEWLSVYGNYVESFGSNNGRNSETGGTFKPQSAEQYEIGFKTEFFDKRLSSTVAYYHLKKTNLLTADLSTPDDPLDNVAIGEARSQGIEVDIKGQVTDDFSLVTTYAYTDARVTNDKNNNSTEGKRLLNVPEHQASLWGTYQFTEHFKAGLGGVVVGKREGDTANTFQLPGYARLDAMAAYVQPIGKTRLTAQVNVYNLLDKEYYTGSTSWIPTANVGAPLSAMGSLKLEY; translated from the coding sequence ATGACTTTGAAAAGCATATCTATCGGCGGGCTAGGCCTGGCGGGACACACATCGACGCTGGTTTTGGCGGCGGCACTGGCCGTTTCGGGCGCAGCAAGCGCGGATAGCGCCAGTCGTTCATTCGCCATCCCTGCCGGCTCATTGTCCACCGCGCTCAACCGGTTAGCGGAAGCCGGCGGTTTGCAACTGGTCTACGACGCAGGCATAGCCGAAGGTTTGCAAAGCCAGGGCTTGAGCGGCAACTATACCCCGGAAGCGGCGCTGCAACAGTTGTTGCGCAACAGTGGCCTGAGTTACCGCATCGCCGAGAACGGTAGTGTGGTCATTGAGAGGCAGCAGCTGAATTACAAACAGGAGCCGACGGCGTTGCCGGCGGTGAACGTGGTCGGCAACAAAGTCTACGACACCAATAATCCTTACAACGATCTCTACGCGGCCCCCAATGCGACGACCGCAACCAAAACCAATATCGCCATCATGGATACGCCGGCATCGATTCAGGTTATTCCCAAATCTATCATGAACGATCAACAAGCGATTCGTTTCGAGGATGCAGTTTTGAATAACGTTAGCGGTGTACAGCGTGCATACGGCACTGCGGATATGTACGAAAGCTTCATCGTTCGCGGTTTTAATTCTATGGAACAGAATTACCGTAACGGTTTTAGGCGCTCGATGGGAAAATTCGACGTTGCTAACATGGAGCAGATAGAAGTCTTGAAAGGTCCGGCCGCCGTGCTTTACGGCCGCTTGCAGCCCGGCGGCATGGTCAATTACGTCACGAAGAAGCCACTGGCTGTTCCCTACTACGCGCTACAACAGCAATTCGGCTCTTACAGCGAATACCGTACCTCGGTGGATGCAACAGGTCCGCTCGATAAAGACAAAACCCTGCTCTACCGTTTCAATGGCGCCTATGACACCGGCAACTCCTATCGCGATGTCGTCGAGCATGAACGGATTTTTATCGCACCCTCGCTAACATGGCGGCCGAATGACCGTTTCGAAGCCAATCTGGACATCGAAAAACGCCACGATAACTATATGGACGACTATGGTGTGCCGGTATCAGGCAACAGGCCGGTCAGCGGGCGGCGGAATTTATTCACCGGCGATCCGGCCTTCAGGCCCAGCCAGGACAATACCCTGGTCTATGCCGACTGGAGTTTCAAATTCAACGACGATTGGGCGATAAAACATAAATTCCAGTGGGATGAAACCGACATCGTATTCAGCGGCCCCGCACCTAACGGCAAACTGGACGCCGATGGCCATACCTTGGGACGCCAGGTGATCACCGGCACCTCCAACCGGCGCTCTTATTCGACAAGTTTGGACTTGACCGGTAAATTCCAGACCTACGGATTGAAGCATAACGTGCTGCTGGGTGGTGACTGGTTCTTTTTCAATCAGGATGCGCCGGATAATATGTTTGCCTCCAGCGATTGGGGAGATCCGATCAATTCCACTTTCGATATCAACAATCCCCGCTACGATACCCTTGATGTCGCAGCGGTAAACGCCATCGCGCCCAATTGGTTCTGGCGTGAACGGGACGACTGGTACGGGGTATATTTCCAGGATCAAATTACGATTTGGGACAAACTGCATATCATGGGCGGCGGCCGTTACGACATGGCGGGTTATGGCGGCTTCGGCGGCTCGTCCTGGGAGGCGACCAAGAACGGGTTCAGCATGCAGCACGAAGACAAATTTACGCCCCGAGTCGGCATCCTTTATCAGCCCTGGGAATGGTTGTCAGTCTACGGCAATTACGTCGAGTCGTTCGGCAGTAACAATGGCCGGAACTCCGAGACCGGCGGCACCTTTAAGCCGCAATCGGCCGAACAGTACGAAATAGGCTTCAAGACCGAGTTTTTCGACAAGCGGCTGTCGTCGACCGTGGCCTACTATCACCTGAAAAAAACCAATCTCCTGACCGCGGATCTCAGCACCCCCGATGATCCTTTGGACAATGTAGCGATCGGCGAGGCGCGCAGCCAGGGCATCGAAGTGGATATCAAGGGCCAGGTCACCGACGACTTCAGCCTGGTAACCACCTATGCCTACACCGATGCCAGAGTCACCAACGACAAAAACAACAACAGCACGGAAGGTAAACGCTTACTGAACGTGCCCGAACATCAAGCCAGTTTGTGGGGAACTTATCAATTCACCGAGCATTTCAAAGCCGGGTTAGGCGGCGTGGTTGTCGGCAAACGCGAAGGCGATACCGCCAACACCTTCCAGCTGCCCGGTTACGCCCGTCTGGATGCGATGGCGGCGTATGTGCAACCGATCGGAAAGACCCGTTTAACCGCGCAAGTCAACGTCTACAATCTGTTGGATAAGGAATATTACACCGGCTCGACCTCTTGGATACCAACCGCCAACGTAGGCGCACCGCTTTCGGCAATGGGTTCCTTGAAGTTGGAGTATTAG
- a CDS encoding response regulator: MINNAFDFSTRASILVVDDTADNLSLMSELLKDLYKVKVANSGEKALKYVQGDSKPDLILLDIVMPGLSGYDVIRELKSNPSTRDIPVIFLTAMSAMEDEKKGLEMGAADYVTKPISPPIVLARVKTQLENKKMADFLRDQNSFLETEVAQRTRELSAIQNVTILAMTSLAETRDSDTGNHIRRTQFYVKVLAEKLQTHPRFGYFLTNQTIDMLFKSAPLHDIGKVGIPDRILLKPGKFTAEEFEIMKTHTIIGRNAIEQAEKQLGMQVEFLTLAKEIAYSHQEKWDGSGYPEGISGDDIPISARFMAVADVYDALISRRVYKEGMPHEQAAAIIVDGKGKHFDPDVVDAFVDLQDEFRAIAARFADSDEDMAAKALQLEVLQGNSGMTS, encoded by the coding sequence ATGATTAACAATGCATTTGATTTTTCCACGCGCGCCTCCATTCTTGTTGTTGATGACACAGCGGATAATTTGTCGTTGATGTCGGAATTGCTCAAGGACCTCTACAAAGTGAAGGTCGCCAACAGCGGCGAGAAAGCGCTCAAATATGTACAAGGCGACAGCAAGCCCGATTTGATCTTGCTCGACATCGTGATGCCTGGTTTATCCGGTTACGACGTGATTCGAGAACTTAAGTCCAACCCTTCAACACGGGACATTCCGGTCATTTTCCTTACCGCCATGAGTGCCATGGAAGACGAAAAAAAGGGCCTGGAAATGGGCGCAGCGGATTATGTCACAAAACCGATTTCGCCCCCTATCGTGCTAGCTAGGGTAAAAACCCAGTTGGAAAATAAGAAAATGGCGGATTTTCTGCGGGATCAAAACAGTTTTTTGGAAACCGAGGTCGCCCAACGTACCCGCGAATTGTCGGCGATTCAGAATGTGACGATACTGGCGATGACCTCGCTGGCGGAAACGCGTGACTCGGACACCGGCAACCATATCCGGCGGACGCAATTCTACGTAAAGGTATTGGCCGAGAAACTGCAGACGCATCCGCGGTTTGGTTATTTTCTAACCAATCAGACAATTGACATGCTGTTCAAGTCGGCTCCTCTTCACGACATCGGCAAGGTAGGCATTCCCGACCGAATTCTTCTGAAGCCCGGCAAGTTCACCGCAGAAGAGTTCGAAATCATGAAAACCCATACCATTATTGGGCGCAACGCCATTGAACAAGCCGAAAAACAATTGGGAATGCAAGTCGAATTCCTAACTCTCGCCAAAGAAATTGCCTACTCTCATCAGGAAAAATGGGACGGCAGTGGTTATCCGGAGGGGATTTCGGGTGACGACATTCCCATTTCGGCGCGGTTCATGGCGGTCGCCGATGTGTACGACGCGTTGATCAGTCGCCGCGTCTATAAAGAAGGGATGCCGCACGAACAAGCAGCAGCGATTATTGTCGACGGTAAAGGCAAACACTTCGATCCCGATGTCGTCGATGCTTTCGTCGACCTACAAGATGAATTCCGCGCCATTGCGGCACGTTTTGCGGATAGTGATGAGGACATGGCCGCTAAAGCTTTGCAACTTGAAGTATTGCAAGGCAATTCTGGCATGACGTCATAA